The following are encoded together in the Geobacter sulfurreducens PCA genome:
- a CDS encoding SCO family protein, with protein sequence MHTLIRPILRSFLAIAACLALASHATAASRSYQRSVESYSMPDVTLINQDGKKVRFKELVESNQPVVVDFIFGTCTTICPVLSATYTNLQTKLGPDLKKIHLVSVSIDPENDTPQVMRDYLARYRAKPGWDFLSGSRKDIDRVMNAFNSYFRNKMDHKPLTFIRSPVDGKWTRIYGLISNVELMNELTKAGLK encoded by the coding sequence ATGCATACCCTCATAAGACCGATCCTTCGTTCCTTCCTGGCCATTGCCGCCTGCCTTGCCCTTGCAAGTCATGCCACCGCAGCATCCCGTTCATACCAGCGCTCCGTAGAGAGCTACAGCATGCCCGACGTGACCCTCATCAACCAGGACGGGAAAAAGGTCCGGTTCAAGGAGCTCGTCGAATCAAACCAGCCCGTGGTGGTTGACTTCATCTTCGGCACCTGCACCACCATCTGCCCGGTCCTGTCCGCCACCTACACCAATCTCCAGACCAAGCTGGGCCCTGACTTGAAGAAAATCCACCTGGTGTCCGTCTCCATCGACCCCGAAAACGACACCCCCCAGGTCATGCGCGACTACCTCGCGCGCTACCGCGCCAAGCCGGGGTGGGATTTTCTGTCGGGCTCACGCAAGGACATCGACCGGGTCATGAACGCCTTCAATTCCTACTTTCGGAACAAAATGGACCACAAGCCCCTGACCTTCATCCGTTCGCCGGTCGACGGCAAATGGACAAGGATCTATGGCCTCATCAGCAACGTAGAATTGATGAATGAACTTACCAAAGCGGGGTTGAAATGA
- the corA gene encoding magnesium/cobalt transporter CorA, with protein sequence MKKIIKQRSRKTGLPPGSLVHIGEQTGEPVRISLVDYDETSISERETDDIAECFPHSDQPGVRWLDMEGIHRPELLKTLGECYGIHPLTLEDILNTDQRPKLEDFDDYLFVVLKMLSLQPDGSLTAEQVSFVLGPSFLISFQEGFKGDLFDSIRRRLRENRGKLRKSGSDFLLYSLMDAIVDYYFVILEDLAERIEELEEEVIAGPSRKTVVKIQHLKRETIFLRKSVWPLREVLGRLERRESPLVRGETVIYLRDVYDHCIQIIETVETFRDLLSEILDIYLSAIGNRTNEVMKVLTIIATIFMPLTFIAGVYGMNFRYMPELEWHWGYPAVLLLMLLVSLGMGIFFRRKRWL encoded by the coding sequence ATGAAAAAAATCATCAAGCAACGTTCCCGCAAGACAGGCCTTCCTCCCGGCAGTCTGGTCCACATCGGCGAGCAGACCGGCGAACCGGTCCGGATATCCCTTGTCGACTACGACGAAACGAGCATCAGCGAGCGGGAAACGGACGACATTGCCGAGTGTTTTCCCCATAGCGACCAGCCGGGGGTGCGGTGGCTCGACATGGAGGGTATCCACCGGCCCGAACTGCTCAAGACACTCGGCGAATGCTACGGTATCCACCCCCTCACCCTCGAAGACATCCTCAATACCGACCAGCGCCCCAAACTGGAGGACTTCGACGACTATCTCTTCGTGGTCCTGAAGATGCTCTCCCTCCAGCCGGATGGCTCGCTTACCGCGGAACAGGTCAGCTTCGTGCTCGGCCCCTCGTTTCTCATCTCCTTCCAGGAAGGATTCAAGGGAGACCTCTTCGACTCCATCCGCCGGCGCCTGAGGGAAAACCGGGGCAAGCTTCGCAAGAGCGGGTCCGACTTTCTGCTCTACTCACTCATGGACGCCATTGTGGACTACTACTTCGTGATCCTCGAAGATCTGGCCGAGCGGATCGAGGAACTGGAAGAAGAAGTCATCGCCGGCCCCAGCCGCAAGACGGTCGTGAAGATCCAGCACCTCAAGCGGGAAACCATCTTTCTGCGCAAATCCGTCTGGCCCCTGCGAGAGGTGCTGGGACGGCTGGAGCGGCGCGAATCGCCCCTGGTGCGCGGCGAAACCGTCATCTACCTGCGGGACGTCTACGACCACTGCATCCAGATCATCGAAACCGTGGAGACCTTCCGGGACCTCCTGTCGGAGATCCTCGACATCTACCTCTCCGCCATCGGCAACCGGACCAACGAAGTGATGAAGGTGCTCACCATCATCGCCACCATCTTCATGCCGCTCACCTTCATCGCCGGGGTCTATGGCATGAACTTCCGCTACATGCCCGAGCTCGAATGGCACTGGGGCTACCCGGCCGTTCTCCTGCTGATGCTCCTGGTAAGCCTGGGTATGGGAATATTCTTCCGGCGCAAGAGATGGCTGTAG
- a CDS encoding sensor domain-containing diguanylate cyclase produces the protein MKPDTTFYKELIDNLYDGVYFVDRDRRITYWNRGAERLTGYGADNVTGSRCRDNILCHTNNDGVSLCEKLCPVAHTLEDGIPREAEVFFHHRAGHRVPVNVRVSPIRNGSGEIVGAVEVFSDNSARLSDLQRIDELQQLVFLDPLTGVANRRYIQMYLQSKFDEMFRYGWPFGVMLLDLDHFKEINDSFGHQMGDDLLKMAARTLRNAVRSYDLIGRWGGEEFIAIITNVREKRLCEMAERFRRLVEESSMTVGDNIARVTVSIGATLATSDDTVGSLLKRTDELLYRSKGAGRNCVTCA, from the coding sequence ATGAAGCCTGACACCACCTTCTACAAAGAACTGATCGACAATCTGTACGACGGCGTCTACTTCGTGGACCGGGACCGGCGCATCACCTACTGGAACCGGGGCGCCGAACGGCTCACCGGCTACGGGGCCGACAACGTGACGGGTTCCCGCTGCCGGGACAACATCCTCTGCCACACGAATAACGACGGGGTCAGCCTCTGCGAAAAACTCTGTCCCGTGGCCCATACTCTGGAAGACGGCATCCCCCGGGAAGCAGAGGTCTTTTTCCACCATCGGGCCGGACACCGGGTGCCGGTCAACGTGCGTGTCTCGCCTATCCGGAACGGAAGCGGTGAGATTGTCGGTGCCGTGGAAGTCTTCAGCGACAATTCCGCCCGGCTCTCGGACCTCCAGCGGATCGACGAGCTTCAGCAACTCGTCTTTCTGGACCCCCTCACCGGCGTGGCCAACCGGCGTTACATCCAGATGTACCTCCAGTCCAAATTCGACGAGATGTTCCGGTACGGCTGGCCCTTCGGGGTCATGCTCCTGGATCTGGACCACTTCAAGGAGATCAACGACAGTTTCGGGCACCAGATGGGAGACGACCTCCTCAAAATGGCGGCCAGAACCCTGCGCAATGCCGTGCGCTCCTACGATCTGATCGGCCGTTGGGGCGGCGAGGAATTCATCGCGATCATTACCAATGTGAGAGAGAAACGGCTGTGCGAGATGGCAGAGCGATTCCGCCGCCTGGTCGAGGAGTCGAGCATGACGGTCGGCGACAACATCGCACGGGTTACCGTCTCCATCGGCGCCACCCTGGCAACCTCGGACGACACCGTCGGGAGCCTGCTCAAGCGGACCGACGAACTCCTGTACCGGAGCAAGGGTGCCGGACGCAACTGCGTCACCTGCGCATAG
- the dnaE gene encoding DNA polymerase III subunit alpha, whose translation MSFVHLHLHTQYSLLDGAIRLGDLVKKVKSHDMPAVAITDHGAMFGAMEFYLKCKDKDVKPVIGAEVYIAPGSRFVKEARGGEAGAGYHLLLLCENMTGYRNLSKLVSIGFKEGFYYKPRIDKEVLAENAEGLICLSACLKGEVAYLCERDRVAEAVDVARWYADLFPDRYYIELQENGLVEQDKANRGLLEVAREVGLPLVATNDCHYLNREDARAHEVLLCIQTGKTMNDPSRMRFSVDEFYVKTPEEMAAAFHYAPEAISNTVKIAERCDLSFDFKTYHFPRFEPPVGLSLDQMLEEAARTGLESRLTAIRAKHSSMTAEQEQAYWDRLAIELACIKQMGFPGYFLIVADFINWAKDHGIPVGPGRGSAAGSLVAYAIRITDLDPIPYNLLFERFLNPERISMPDIDVDFCQDRREEVIQYVTEKYGRDKVCQIITFGTMSARAVIRDVGRALDMTYGEVDRIAKLVPEVLGITLEKAIAQEPKLNEAAEADPRVKELLEVALRLEGLARHASTHAAGVVVAPDVLEQFCPVYKDQKSGSLTTQYSMKYVEKIGLVKFDFLGLKNLTVIFNAVRHIRADKKPDFDIAALRDDDEESYKLLQAGNTTGVFQLESSGMRELLRKLKPSCFEDIIAVCALYRPGPLGSGMVDDFIDRKHGRKKVVYDLPQLEPILKDTYGVIVYQEQVMQIARSLAGYSLGGADLLRRAMGKKDPAEMAKQRDIFLEGAKNNGIDLQKAGAIFDLMAKFAEYGFNKSHSAAYALVAYQTAYLKAHYPVEFMAALLTEDMANTDKVVKNIADCREMGIEVLPPDINASDLSFRVLGNSIRFGLGAVKNVGESAIEAIIEARGDGPFKDIFEFCERVDLRKVNKRVVESLIKCGAFDSTGGRRSQLTAALEDAMSLGQKIQQEKESAQVSLFGAEEIVRTNGNGKGKVQLPDLPEWDDKFLLAQEKEALGFFITGHPLGRHEKDIRRFTTADTATLEERADKSEVKICGIVATMKELMTKKGDRMAFATLEDLVGSVEVVVFPEVFAKASEYLKSDDPLLVTGTIDKGEKSAKIMASDVVLLRDVTARQTSRVIFALQGDGLDRYRLEELKAIMLRHPGTCKATLTIDIPDQCRATIALPDSCMVAPSDELTVEVKNLFGYHAVAFE comes from the coding sequence ATGAGCTTTGTCCATCTCCATCTCCATACCCAGTACTCCCTTCTCGACGGCGCCATCCGCCTGGGCGACCTGGTGAAAAAGGTTAAGTCCCACGACATGCCCGCCGTGGCCATCACCGACCACGGCGCCATGTTCGGGGCCATGGAATTCTACCTTAAGTGCAAGGACAAGGACGTGAAGCCGGTCATCGGCGCGGAGGTCTATATCGCGCCGGGCTCCCGTTTCGTCAAGGAGGCCAGGGGAGGGGAGGCCGGCGCCGGCTACCACCTGCTGCTCCTGTGCGAGAACATGACCGGCTACCGGAACCTGTCCAAACTGGTCTCCATCGGCTTCAAGGAAGGGTTCTACTACAAGCCGCGCATCGACAAGGAGGTCCTGGCCGAGAACGCCGAGGGGCTCATCTGCCTTTCCGCCTGCCTCAAGGGGGAGGTTGCCTATCTGTGCGAGCGCGACCGGGTCGCCGAGGCGGTGGACGTGGCCCGCTGGTATGCCGATCTCTTCCCGGACCGCTACTACATCGAGCTTCAGGAAAACGGCCTCGTTGAACAGGACAAGGCCAACCGGGGGCTGCTGGAGGTGGCGCGGGAAGTGGGTCTGCCGCTGGTGGCCACCAACGACTGCCACTATCTCAACCGGGAGGATGCCCGGGCCCACGAGGTGCTCCTCTGCATCCAGACCGGCAAGACCATGAACGATCCGTCGCGGATGCGCTTCTCCGTTGACGAGTTTTACGTGAAGACCCCCGAGGAGATGGCCGCCGCATTCCACTATGCGCCCGAGGCGATCTCCAACACCGTGAAGATCGCCGAGCGGTGCGATCTTTCCTTTGACTTCAAGACCTATCACTTCCCCCGCTTCGAGCCCCCCGTCGGCCTGAGCCTTGATCAGATGCTGGAGGAGGCTGCCCGCACGGGACTGGAGTCGCGCCTGACCGCTATCCGGGCCAAGCACTCGTCCATGACCGCCGAGCAGGAGCAGGCCTACTGGGACCGCCTCGCCATCGAGCTCGCCTGCATCAAGCAGATGGGGTTCCCGGGCTACTTCCTGATCGTGGCCGATTTCATCAACTGGGCCAAGGACCACGGCATTCCCGTGGGCCCGGGCCGGGGCTCGGCGGCCGGCTCGCTGGTGGCCTACGCCATCCGGATCACCGACCTGGACCCGATCCCCTACAACCTCCTCTTCGAGCGCTTCCTTAACCCGGAGCGGATATCCATGCCCGATATCGACGTGGACTTCTGCCAGGATCGGCGCGAGGAGGTGATCCAGTATGTCACCGAGAAGTACGGTCGCGACAAGGTCTGCCAGATCATCACCTTCGGGACCATGTCCGCCCGGGCCGTCATCCGCGACGTGGGGCGGGCCCTGGACATGACCTACGGCGAGGTGGACCGGATCGCCAAGCTGGTGCCGGAGGTCCTGGGCATTACACTGGAAAAGGCCATTGCGCAGGAGCCCAAGCTCAACGAGGCGGCCGAGGCCGATCCGCGGGTGAAGGAGCTGCTGGAGGTGGCCCTGCGCCTGGAGGGGCTTGCCCGCCATGCCTCCACCCACGCGGCCGGCGTGGTGGTGGCCCCCGATGTGCTGGAGCAGTTCTGCCCGGTCTACAAGGACCAGAAGAGCGGCTCGCTCACCACCCAGTACTCCATGAAGTACGTGGAGAAGATCGGGCTGGTCAAGTTCGACTTCCTGGGGCTCAAGAACCTGACGGTCATATTCAACGCGGTCCGGCACATCCGGGCCGACAAAAAGCCGGACTTCGACATCGCCGCCCTGCGGGACGACGACGAGGAGAGCTACAAGCTGCTCCAGGCCGGCAACACCACCGGGGTGTTCCAGCTTGAATCCTCGGGGATGCGGGAACTGCTCCGCAAGCTCAAGCCCTCCTGCTTCGAAGACATCATCGCCGTCTGCGCCCTCTACCGTCCCGGCCCCCTCGGCTCGGGCATGGTGGACGACTTCATCGACCGCAAGCACGGCCGCAAGAAGGTGGTCTACGATCTGCCGCAACTGGAGCCGATCCTCAAGGACACCTACGGGGTCATCGTCTACCAGGAGCAGGTCATGCAGATCGCCCGCTCCCTGGCCGGCTACTCCCTGGGCGGCGCCGACCTGCTGCGCCGGGCCATGGGCAAGAAGGACCCGGCCGAGATGGCCAAGCAGCGGGACATCTTCCTGGAAGGGGCCAAGAACAACGGCATCGATCTCCAGAAGGCCGGCGCCATCTTCGACCTGATGGCCAAGTTCGCCGAGTACGGGTTCAACAAGTCCCACTCGGCCGCCTATGCCCTGGTGGCCTACCAGACCGCCTATCTCAAGGCCCACTATCCGGTTGAGTTCATGGCCGCGCTCCTGACCGAGGACATGGCCAACACCGACAAGGTGGTCAAGAACATCGCCGACTGCCGCGAGATGGGGATCGAGGTGCTGCCACCGGACATCAATGCCTCGGATCTGTCGTTCCGGGTCCTGGGCAACTCCATCCGCTTCGGTCTCGGCGCGGTCAAGAACGTGGGCGAGTCGGCCATCGAAGCCATCATCGAGGCCCGGGGCGACGGCCCGTTCAAGGATATTTTCGAGTTCTGCGAGCGGGTTGACCTGCGCAAGGTCAACAAGCGGGTGGTGGAATCCCTGATCAAGTGCGGCGCCTTCGACTCGACCGGCGGGCGGCGCTCCCAGCTCACGGCGGCCCTTGAAGATGCCATGTCCCTGGGCCAGAAGATCCAGCAGGAGAAGGAAAGCGCCCAGGTGTCGCTCTTCGGTGCCGAGGAGATCGTCCGGACCAACGGCAACGGCAAGGGAAAGGTGCAGCTCCCCGATCTGCCCGAATGGGACGACAAGTTTCTGCTGGCCCAGGAAAAGGAGGCCCTCGGCTTTTTCATCACCGGCCATCCCCTGGGCCGCCACGAGAAGGACATCCGGCGCTTCACCACCGCCGACACCGCCACCCTGGAGGAGCGGGCCGACAAGAGCGAGGTCAAAATTTGCGGCATCGTGGCCACCATGAAGGAGCTCATGACCAAGAAGGGGGACCGGATGGCCTTTGCCACCCTGGAGGACCTGGTGGGCTCCGTGGAGGTGGTGGTCTTCCCCGAGGTCTTTGCCAAGGCGTCGGAATACCTCAAGTCGGACGATCCGCTGCTGGTCACCGGCACCATCGATAAGGGGGAGAAGAGCGCCAAGATCATGGCCAGCGACGTGGTTCTTCTCCGGGACGTGACCGCGCGGCAGACCTCACGGGTGATCTTCGCCCTGCAGGGGGACGGCCTCGACCGCTATCGCCTGGAGGAGCTCAAGGCGATCATGCTCCGCCATCCCGGTACCTGCAAGGCCACCCTCACCATCGACATCCCGGACCAGTGCCGCGCCACCATTGCCCTGCCCGATTCCTGCATGGTTGCGCCCTCTGACGAATTGACGGTGGAGGTCAAGAACCTCTTCGGCTATCATGCCGTTGCGTTTGAATAG
- a CDS encoding acetyl-CoA carboxylase carboxyltransferase subunit alpha — protein sequence MAAQYYMEFEKPVVELEKKVQELAELAGTNAELAGEVTKLEKKVDRMREVIFSNLSRWQTVQVARHIERPFTLDYLNLIFTDFTELHGDRLFGDDHAIVAGLAKLDGEPVVVIGHQKGRDTKEKVYRNFGMPNPEGYRKALRIMELAERFRLPIITFVDTPGAFPGIGAEERGQAEAIARNLREMAALTVPIIVVVTGEGGSGGALAIAVGDRVLMLQYSIYAVISPEGCAAILWSDGTKGEQAAEALKLTAKDLKELEVIDEIVPEPLGGAHRDHEAMARTLHEAIARQLKELKAIPAEQLVEERYQKFRKMSRFIEG from the coding sequence ATGGCTGCCCAATATTACATGGAATTCGAAAAACCGGTGGTTGAGCTTGAGAAAAAAGTACAGGAACTGGCCGAACTGGCCGGCACTAACGCCGAACTGGCGGGCGAAGTGACCAAGCTGGAGAAGAAGGTCGACCGGATGCGCGAGGTGATCTTCTCCAACCTGTCCCGCTGGCAGACGGTGCAGGTGGCCCGCCACATCGAGCGTCCCTTCACCCTGGACTACCTCAACCTGATCTTCACCGATTTCACCGAACTCCATGGCGACCGCCTGTTCGGCGACGATCACGCCATTGTCGCCGGCCTGGCGAAGCTCGACGGTGAGCCGGTGGTGGTCATCGGCCACCAGAAGGGGCGCGACACCAAGGAGAAGGTCTACCGCAACTTCGGCATGCCCAACCCCGAGGGGTACCGCAAGGCCCTGCGGATCATGGAGCTGGCCGAGCGGTTCCGGCTGCCCATCATCACCTTCGTGGACACCCCCGGCGCGTTTCCCGGCATCGGCGCCGAGGAGCGGGGCCAGGCCGAGGCCATTGCGCGCAACCTCAGGGAGATGGCGGCCCTCACCGTGCCGATCATTGTCGTGGTCACCGGAGAGGGGGGCTCCGGCGGGGCGCTGGCCATCGCCGTGGGCGACCGGGTCCTCATGCTCCAGTACTCCATCTACGCCGTCATCTCCCCCGAGGGGTGCGCCGCCATCCTCTGGTCCGACGGCACTAAGGGTGAGCAGGCCGCCGAGGCCCTCAAACTGACCGCCAAGGACCTGAAGGAGCTTGAGGTGATCGACGAGATTGTGCCCGAGCCCCTGGGCGGCGCCCACCGCGACCATGAGGCCATGGCCAGGACCCTCCACGAAGCCATCGCCCGGCAGTTGAAGGAGCTGAAGGCGATTCCCGCGGAGCAACTGGTGGAGGAGCGGTACCAGAAGTTCCGCAAAATGTCGCGCTTCATCGAAGGGTAG